From the genome of Candidatus Binatia bacterium:
GCGGACGGCGCGCGCAAGCTGATCGCGGCGAACGCGGTCAACTCGGTTTCGTGTGGGTTGATTTCAATCAACTGGCCGCCCTGCTGGCGCACGTCGATCGGGAACTGCGCTGCCGGATAGACGGTTGCGGAGGTACCGGCAACCAGCATGCAGTCGCACTTCTCGGTCTCCTCGAAGCAGCGGGCCAGCACGTCGGTCGGAATAGGCTCGCCAAAGGACACGGTATCGCTCTTGAGGATGCCATCACAACGCGGACAGTGCGGCGGCAACGCCTCCAAGCGGATCTCTTCGCGCGTAAAACGGCTGGTGCACTGGATGCAGCGTATGAGTGTGTAGTTCCCGTGGATTTCCTCGATCAGCTGGCTGCCGGCGAGCCGATGCAGGTTGTCGACATTTTGCGTGATGAGACAGCGCAGGATACCCGCTGATTCCAGTTGGGCCAAGGCGTGGTGTCCAGAGTTCGGCTCGGCAGTGAGTAGCGTCTCCCAGAGTTCGCGCATGGGCCCGCTGGGAGAAAGTCGCTCTCGCCAGGCTTGCGCTGGATCAGCGAGGAACCGTTGGTAGCCGTTCATCGGCGGCTCCCCGTATTTCGTCCACAGGCCGCCCGGCCCGCGAAATGGCGGAATGCCGCTTTCCACCGACATCCCCGCTCCCGTGAGGGCAACGACATAGCGAGAGCGCAACACGATTTCAGCAGCGCGTTCGATGTTAGCCGGCAAACTTTCCCCAATTGCCTGAGCCACGGACAGAGTTGAGCCTTCTGATGAGGTGCAGTATAGGAGAGCGGCAAGGATTTCAATCGGCCCTGCTGCAGATGATGTGTGGGCAAGTTCTGGGGAGGTTTGGCGCATGAAGCTGTCTTGGATGGGTGGAATCAGTATCATCGTAGCAACCGTGACTACAGCAGCGATCGCCGCCGGTGGGGAGCAGCCGATTAAGGACCCCGACGGAAAAATCTTGGCCGTGGTGTTGGCGTGCGACGCGTGTCAATCTGGCTCTGAGGGGACAGCGAAGGCATGTTCGACTGGGGCGGAAGAGGGCTGGCTGAACGGCAAGCCGTGCGGGAAGTGCATGCTGACGGCGAACTTGAAGGAACCTCTTGCGTACCGCTACGATCTCCATATGCAAGGAAAGCTCGTCGATGGCTCGGGCAAGCCAGTGAAAGAGCGGTTCGTCAAGATGTTTCTTCCGAACGGTTGGACGGTGCGCACCCGAACGTTCGAGGACGGCACTTTTCACGTGATGCTCGGCGCCACCGAAGACCGCAAATCCAAAAGCCCGGTACTCACTGACTTGGGGACGCACGTCGACTCGGTGAAAGGCACAGAGTACTACGCGCTGTTCATGCTGCCCGGATCCTACAAGCCGTGCCCAGCGGGAGCGGCCAAACCTGTTGGGAAAAAGCAAAAGAGCAAGAAGCACTGATTGGAAACGCGGGTCAGCGGCCGTTCCGCAACGGCTTGTGCGGCACCGTCCGCGCGTCGTGCCGCGTCGTGTTGCCAAGGTGAGCCGCCGCGCAGTAGACTGTCGTCGTGGGTTTCAGCGTGCGCCTGCCTCGCCTCAGCCTCCCGCGCTTGGCGTTGGCTCAATACTTGAAGCATGACCTGATTCGACAAACGGCTTATGTGGTCCTGGTTGTCCGCGCGGCTGAGGGCCTTGCTGCGTGGATCCTGTTCAATGAAGTGTTCCTACCGGATGAGCCGGACGCGTGGCCCATGCACTTCGTCTTCCTCGGCTATTTCATAGTCAACTCCTTATTCTGCCTGCGCTACCGGGCCGGGCGGATCACCAGTGCGGGGGTGTTGATCGACATCGCGGTCAACGTGGGTACCATGACCCTCGTGGCGGGCTGCACCGGGGGCGTCGCGAGCCCGGTTGCGCTGGTCAGTCTGTTCAAGATCGCGGGCTATGCCTTCATCTTCACGCCGCGAGCCGGGGTTGTGGCGATCGGGATGACGCTGGTGGGATTTGCCGGTCTAGGCGTGGTGGAAGATGCCGGGTGGTGGAACTTGGCTTCCGTCTCCATGTCACCGGAGACGGAACGTCGGATCGAGTCCGTCTTTCGCGTGTCCGTTCTCAGCATGATCCTGGGGGCATCCGCTTGGCTCTTCAATCAGCTTGCCGACAAGGAAGGGCAGGTCGGCGCTGAGACCCAGCGCGCGCGCGAAGCGGCGGAGCGCGAACACGCGGCGGCCAGTGTTACCGGCGCCCTTCTGGCGGTGAGCGAGGCCGTGAGCCGGCTCACCAGCCTGGATGAGATTCTCACCAAGGTCGTTGACCTAGCCCCGCGTGTGCTCGCAGTAGACTACTGCGGCATTTTTCTCTGGAGCGAGGAGACCGCCACGTACCGGAGAGCCGCCGTTTCCGGCGTCGAACCGGCGCTGGCGGGGCAGCTCACCAGCGTGAGCTTGAGTCCGGCTGACGTGCCCGATCTCGAGTGGGTGCGGCGGTTGGGCCACTGCGCCGTGATTGCACCACAAGGCATCTCCCTTCTCGGCGTGCCTGAAGCACCGACGCTGCTGGCGGCGCCGCTGCTCAGCGGTGGGCAGTTTTTCGGTGTGCTGCAGTTTGGCAGACGCGTTGGCAACGGGAACTTTACGCAGCGTGACCTCACCATCGCAGACGGCGTTGCCAGCCAGATGGCCGTTGCCTTGGAACGGGCGCGGTTGGTGGAAGAAAGCCGGCGCCTGGCGCGTGCCGTCGAGAGCACGGACGAGGCGGTGCTGATCACCGACCCCCAGCGCCGTGTGGTGTTTGCGAACCAGGCCTTCCTCGAGATGTTCGGGTACGCGCGGGACGAGGTACTCGGACGCGACGCCGTGACATTCGGCGCCGATACGTCGGAGGAATGGCTGCGGGAAGTACGGCGCTCCGTCTTCGATAGAAAATGGCGTGGTGAAATGCTGGCCCGGCGCCGGGACGGCTCGACGTTCCCGGTGACGCTCAACGCCAGCCTGATCCGCACGGACGACAATCGCATTCAAGGTGCCGTCGTGATCATGGACGACATCTCCGCGCAGAAGAAGATGCAGGACCTGCTGCAGCGAGCGGATCGTTTGGCGGCGGCGGGGGAGTTGGCCGCCGGTGTAGCACATGAGGTGAACAACGCACTGGCGGGTATTCTGGGGCAGGCGGAGCTGGCGCAGCAATCAGGGGACGTTGAGGTTTTGCGTGCGGCCATGGCCCGCGTGGAAACCCAGGGGCGCCGCATCGCGGAGATCGTTCAGGGGTTGCTGGGATTTGCCCGCCCGCGGCCGCCGCAACAAGAAGGCATCGATTTGCGGGCGCTGGTGAATGACACCTTGCGACTCATGGCTCACGAACTCGGTCGCGACGGCGTCCGCAGCGAACTGCGTGTTGCCAGCGGGTTGCCGCGCGTCTTGGCCGACGCCAAGCAGATCCAGCAGGTCTTGGTCAACCTCTTCACCAATGCGATGCAGGCGATGGAGCCGCGCGGCGGTTCCCTCCTTGTCAACATGATGTTGAATGGCGCCGCCGTGTGGACGGAGATCCAGGACCAAGGGATCGGCATCCCCCCCGAGCTGTTGCCGCGCGTCTTCGATCCGTTCTTTTCAACCAAGGAGAAGGGGACCGGGCTGGGGCTCAGTGTCAGTTATGCGATCGTCCGTGCCCACGGTGGCGACCTCACGGTACGCAGCACGGTAAACGCAGGTACGACCTTCACGCTGAAACTGCCGGCGGCGGTGGGCGCTGTCCATACCGTGTTGCTGATCGATGACGATCCCGATGTCGCCGAAACCCTCAGCGATATGTTGCGGCGCGAGGGGCTGACCGTGCGCACTGCGACCACCGGAGGTGAGGGGCTGGCGATCCTGGCGCGTGAGACGTTCGACGCCATTTTCCTGGACGTGCGTCTACCCGATATCTCTGGACAAGAGGTGTACGCCCGTTTGGCGGTGGACCGGCCCCAGCTGGCGCGGCGCGTCGTCTTCGTGACCGGGGGTTTGTGGCGCATCGGCAGCCGTGGGTTGCGCGAGACGCTCCCGGCACAGCCTACCTTGAGCAAGCCATGCACGGCGGCACAGATCCGCGAGGTGCTGCGCCTGGTATCGGGCGCGGCTGACGCCAGCGACCTCCCCAACGCCGCCGAAGGCTGAAAGGCGGCCTGGGGTATCCATGGATCCGTAGCTTACCACCCCGGTCCCGGCACGGGGCCAATCCGGATGATTTGCTGCTCCGCTATCGACATGGTAACAAACCTCCTTCGGTCGAGCACAATGAGTCGTACTGTCACTATGGAGAAGATCGTGAACCTCGCCAAACGGCGCGGGTTCGCCTTTCAATCGAGCGAGATTTACGGCGGTCTGGTCAGCTGTTGGGACTACGGGCCGGTTGGAATCGAACTCAAACGTAATGTGAAAGAAGCCTGGTGGCGCGACATGGTGCTGACGCGAGCAGACATTGTCGGCATCGATTGTGCGATCTTGATGCACCCGCGGGTGTGGGAGGCCTCCGGACACGTTGCCGGCTTCACCGATCCCATGGTGGACTGCAAGAAGTGCAAAGGACGCTTCCGTGCCGATAAGTTGGCCGACGCACACTGCCTGGAGAAGCCATCCAAGCACCCCGGGGAATGTGGGGGTGAACTCACCAGCGTCCGGCAATTCAATCTCATGTTCAAGACGTTCATGGGCCCGGTTGAAGATACGGCCAGCGTGGTATTCATGCGGCCGGAGACCGCCCAGGGCATCTTCGTGAACTTCCTCAACGTGCAGAATTCCTCGCGCCTGAAAATCCCGTTCGGCATCGCGCAGATCGGCAAGTCCTTCCGCAACGAGATCACCCCCGGGAACTTCCTTTTCCGTACGCGGGAGTTCGAACAGATGGAAATGGAGTTTTTCGTCCGGCCAGGAGAGGACGAACACTGGTTCGAGTACTGGCGGGAAGCCCGCCTGAACTGGTACCGCACCTGGGGGATTCGAGAGCACAACCTCCGCCTGCGACCGCATGAGAAGGACGAGCTTGCCCATTACGCCAAGGGGTGTGTTGATGTCGAATACCAGTTCCCGTTCGGTTGGTCCGAGCTGGAAGGCATTGCCAATCGTACCGACTTCGATCTGAAGCAGCATGCCGCCGCCAGTGGTAAGGACCTCAGCTACTTCAACGAGGAAACTCGGGAACGTTTCATTCCCTACGTGATCGAGCCGGCGGCGGGCGCTGATCGTGCCACGCTGGCGTTTCTGATCGACGCATACGACGAAGATGAGGCCGACGGTGAAGCCCGTGTGGTGCTGCGCTTTCATCCCCGGCTCGCCCCAGTGAAAGCCGCCGTCTTCCCGCTGCTGCGCAAGGGCGGACAACCGGAGAAAGCCCTTGAGGTGCGCGATCTCTTGGCGGCGCACCTCCCCGTCCAATATGATCAGGCGGGGTCGATCGGACGTCGATACCGTCGGCAGGACGAGATCGGTACGCCGTGGGGCATCACCATTGACCATCAAACGATGCAAGATCAGACTGTGACCGTACGTGACCGTGATTCCATGCAGCAAGAGCGCATTCCTGTCGAGCGCCTCGCCGATGTGCTGAAGCACCGCATTGGCCTGCCGTGGAAACCGCCGGTACAGTGAGAGCGGCCGTCGCGTTTGGTACGTAGGCGGCCAGCCAGACGGCATCAGGCGGGATCACCCCTGAAGGAAAGGTGAAAGCAGATGGCTCGTAGTCGAGGGCGTAGCGTTATGAAGGGTAAAGGCAAGGCTAAAGCAGAACCTCGCGCCTTGAAGCGGGCAAAACCACGACCGCGCCCGCAAGCGCGCCGCCGCGTCGCAGCGAAACGACTGGTCTTTGCGTTCGAGGCGGGCCGTGCCGACGGTAATGCTGGAATGAAAGCGTTGCTCGGTGGCAAAGGCGCCAACTTGGCCGAGATGGCGGTGTTAGGGCTGCCCGTGCCCCCGGGATTCACGATCTCCACCGAGGTGTGCACGTATTTCGATCAACACAGCCACCGCTATCCGGCGGCCTTAGAGGCGGAAGTGAAGAAGCAACTCGCTCGCATGGAGAGAGGCCTCGGGCGACAATTTGGCGATCCCAAGAATCCGTTGCTGGTCTCTGTGCGTTCGGGCGCCCGGGCGTCGATGCCAGGAATGATGGACACGATTCTCAACCTTGGCCTCAATGACGACACGGTGCAGGGGGTGATCACAGAGAGCGGGAATCCGCGATTTGCGTACGACTGCTATCGCCGCTTCGTGCAGATGTACGGGGACATCGTTCTCGGGCTGAAGCCGCAATCGAAGACCGAGATCGACCCGTTTGAGGCCATAATCGAGCAGAAGAAGCAACAACGCGGCGTCCACCTCGATACCGAGCTGTCGGCAGAGGATCTGCGTGCGCTGGTGGGAGAGTTCAAAACGGCGATCAGAGAACGGCGCGGTGTGGAGTTCCCGGAGGATCCCTACAAGCAGCTCTGGGGCGCCATCGGCGCCGTGTTTGGCTCGTGGATGAACGACCGGGCGATCGCGTATCGCAAGATGAACGACATTCCTGAGACCTGGGGGACTGCGGTGAACGTCCAGGCAATGGTGTTCGGCAATCGCGGCAACGATTCCGGGACCGGTGTCGCCTTCACGCGAGACCCTGCGACCGGCGAGAATGTCTTCTACGGTGAGTTCTTGATGAACGCGCAGGGAGAAGACGTCGTGGCCGGCATCCGGACGCCGTTACCAATTGCCGAGCTCGAACGCGAGAACCCGGAAATCTACGGACAACTGGCGAAGATCCGTCGCACATTGGAGCGGCACTACCGTGAGATGATGGACATCGAGTTCACTATCGAGCAGGGGCGGCTCTACATGCTGCAGTGTCGGGTGGGGAAGCGGACCGGTGCGGCGGCCATTCGTATCGCCGTCGACATGGCGAAAGCGCGTTTGATCACGCCGGGCGAGGGGCTCTTACGCGTCGAACCCGACCAACTCAATCAGCTGCTCCGTCCAACCTTCGTTGGTGCCGAGAAGGAACGGGCGGTGCGTGAGCACCGGTTTCTGACACGCGGGCTCAACGCTGGGCCGGGCGCGGCCACGGGGCGCATCTCCTTCCATGCTGAAGACGCCGAAGCCGCCGCCGCCCGCGGCGAACGGGTGATCCTGGTTCGGATCGAGACATCGCCTGAGGACATCCGTGGCATGGCCGCCGCCCAGGGTATCCTCACGGCCCGCGGTGGTATGACGAGCCATGCCGCGCTCGTCGCTCGGCAAATGGGCAAGGTCTGCGTTGCCGGCTGCGACGCGCTGACGATCGACTACGAGGCCGGTCAGATGCGTGTGACGGGAACGGACGCCGTGTTGAGGGATGGAGACAGCATCTCCATCGATGGCACCACGGGCGAGGTGTTTCTGGGGGAAATCCCCACCGAGCCCAGCGAGGTGGTGCGCGTACTCGTCGACCGTACGCTCGATCCGGCGCGTGCGCCTCTCTACCAGCTATACGAACAGCTCATGAAGTGGGCAGATCGCGAGCGGCGGCTCAAGGTGCGCGCCAACGCGGATCAAGGTGACCAATGCGCCAACGCCATCGCGTTTGGTGCGGAGGGTGTCGGGCTGTGCCGTACCGAACACATGTTCTTCGGCGAGGACAAGATTGGACCGATGCGCGAGATGATCCTGGCCGAAACGTCCGACGAGCGCCGCGCCGCCTTGGGCAAGTTGCTGCCATTGCAGCGGCGAGACTTCGAGGGCATCTTCCGAGTCATGGGTGGTCGCCCCGTGACGATCCGTACCATCGATCCGCCATTGCACGAATTCCTCCCACATGAGGCCGCCGGACAAGAGGTGCTGGCGCAGGAGATGGGGATTTCAGCCGAACGCATCCGTGAGCGGATTGAAGCGTTGCATGAGTTCAACCCAATGTTGGGCTTTCGCGGCTGCCGCCTGGGCATCATTTATCCCGAGATTACCGAGATGCAGGCGCGTGCGATCTTCGAAGCAGCCGCCAACATGGCGAAGTCGGGCATTACGGCGGAGCCCGAGGTGATGATCCCGCTGGTGGGACACGTGAAGGAACTGAAGCTGCAGGCCGATATCGTTCGGCGGGTTGCGGCAGAGGTCATGGCAGAGAAACGCGTCCGCCTGCAATACTCCGTCGGCACGATGATCGAAGTGCCGCGTGGCGCACTCACTGCCGATGCCATCGCTACTGTTGCAGAGTTTTTCTCTTTTGGAACAAACGATCTCACACAGACCACGCTTGGCGTATCCCGGGACGACGCCGCCCGTTTCCTCATTCCTTATGTCCGCGACTTCGAGATCTACGCGCGGGATCCCTTCGAGTCGATCGACCAGGACGGGGTGGGCGCACTCATGCGTACTGCCGTAGAGAAGGGGCGCAAGGTGCGGCCGAAGTTGAAAATCGGGATCTGCGGCGAGCATGGCGGCGACCCGCAGTCGGTGATGTTCTGCGACCGGATTGGCCTCGATTACGTCTCCTGCTCGCCTTTCCGGGTGCCGATCGCTCGCCTTGCGGCCGCACATGCCGCTTTGGGCGTGGGCACAGGTCCAGGGGCGACGGAGTGAGCGCCGCTTCTCCGTTCCGGTAAGATGGGCAGTCGTGGACGCACCCGGATCGTCGGCATTATCGACTATCCGGGTGCGTCCACGCTGTGGGGGGTAGTGTCGAATGCCGCCCTTGGTGCCAGCTTGGAAGGCCAGGTCGCCTCAATCACGAAAAATTGACAAGCAGGCACTCCCTCAGTAGCGTGGGTATGGGTGATACCGTGCTAAAATTCGGTTTGCAGGGCGTATGATCACACGTTTGGGCGAACTGCTGGTTAAGCGCGGACTGATTACGTCGGCGCAACTCACCAAGGCCTTGGAGGAACAGGCCACCGGTACGAGCGCCTTGAGTTCCGTGTTGGTCACGGCGGGATTCATCAACGAAACCGACCTGGCCGCCTGCTTGCAGAAGGAATACCGGCTCTCGCTGGTGGATCCGTCGGCCATGAATCTGCCTGCCGAGGTGCTGCGGTTGATTCCCGCCACCTTGGTGCAGCGGCATCATCTGATTCCCATCAACTTGAGCGGCTCGTCACTTACCGTGGCGATGTCTGATCCCTCCAATCTGGTGGCGATCAATGAGGTGAAATTCCTCACCGGGTATGACGTGAAGGTGGCTGTGGCGTGCGTGTCTTCCATCAGCGCCGCCATTGAAGAGCACTACGAGGAGGGTGCGGACTACGACGACGTCCTGACGGAGATCGAGAGCGAGGACGTCGAGGTCCTCGACAAAGGTGAGGAGGTCGACCTCAAGGAACTGGAGCGCGCGACAGAAGACGCTCCGGTCGTCAGGCTGGTCAACGCCATCCTCACTGCCGCGATCAAACGGCGCGCCAGCGACATTCACCTGGAGCCGTTCGAGCGCATGTTTCGCGTGCGGCTGCGCGTCGATGGCGTGCTAGAGGAGATCATGCGGCCGCCCCTGAAGCTCAAGAACGCCATCACGTCACGAGTAAAGATCATGTCGGCACTCGATATTGCCGAACGGCGCTTGCCACAAGACGGCCGGATCAAACTGAAGTTGGACCGGAGACAAGAAATGGATTTCCGCGTCTCGGTCTTGCCGACGCTTTTCGGCGAGAAGATCGTGCTGCGATTGCTTGACAAGTCGAACCTGCAGCTCGACATGACCAAACTCGGATTCGAAGAGGGGGCGCTGAAGGACTTCAAGGATGCGATCTCCAAGCCGTACGGCATGGTGCTCGTGACCGGCCCCACGGGAAGCGGTAAGACGACGACCTTGTACTCGGCATTGTCGGAACTCAACAAGATTGGATCGAATATCTCCACCGCGGAGGATCCGGTTGAATTCAATCTCGTGGGGATCAACCAGGTACAGATCCATGAGGAAATCGGATTCAGCTTCGCCAATGCCTTGCGTGCCTTTCTGCGGCAGGATCCAGACATCATCATGGTTGGCGAGGTGCGCGACTTCGAGACCGCGGAGATCGCCATCAAGGCGGCACTCACAGGACATCTGGTGTTGAGCACCGTGCACACCAACGATGCGCCATCGACGATCAACCGTCTTCTCAACATGGGGGTTGAGCCGTTTCTGGTGGCGTCCTCGGTCAACTTGATCCTGGCCCAACGACTGGCTCGCGTGGTTTGCAGTGGCTGCCGCGAACCGGTGGAGTTGCCCCACCAGGCATGGCTCGATATCGGTGTGGGGCGGGACGAGATCGGTTCGTTCAGCTCCTTTCATGGGGTCGGCTGCCCGCAATGTAATGGCACCGGCTACCGCGGCCGTATCGCGTTGTATGAGGTGATGCCGATGAGCGAGGAACTCCGAGATCTGGTGCTGAACGGGGCCTCGGCGGCGGAAGTCAAGCGTTGTGCTGTGAATCTCGGCATGAAGACATTGCGGCAATCCGGCATCGGCAAGTTGAAAGAAGGGGTCACGACGGTGGGAGAGGTGGTTCGTGTGACCATGCCCGATTAGGCGGGCCTGCCATGGTGGACGAGACCTTTTCCCCCGAAGGCGACCGGACCGAGGCTTCGGCTCCGGCCAGTATCCAGGGTTTCCTGGAAATGATCGTGCAAAATGGCGCGACCGATCTCCATGTTTCAAGCGGCAGTCCGCCGCTCATGCGTGTCGCGGGGAAGCTGACCCCGCTCCCATTCCCGTCGCTCACGGCCAGCGAAACGAAGAACCTTTGCTACAGCCTCCTGACGGAGAGTCAACGGCATCGCTTCGAAGAAGAAAACGAACTGGACTTTTCGTTCGGCATTCGTGGCTTGAGCCGTTTCCGAGGCAACCTCTTCGTACAAAAAGGTACAGTCGGCGGCGCGTTTCGCCTAATCCCTTACGAGGTTAGAGGGCTGGCTGAGCTAGGGCTGCCGCCGGTGGCTGGCGAGTTGACTAAACTGCCGCGCGGGTTGGTCCTGGTCACAGGCCCAACAGGGAGCGGTAAATCTACCACGCTCGCGTCCATGATTGACAAGATCAACCGGGAGCGCCAAGAGCACATCGTTACGGTCGAGGACCCGATCGAATTTGTCCACGAGCATCGCAAGTGCCTCGTAAATCAGCGGGAAGTCTTCGCGGATACGCACGGGTTCTCCCAAGCACTTCGGCATGTGCTGCGCCAGGATCCTGATGTCGTGCTGATCGGTGAGATGCGAGATCTGGAGACCGTCGCCTCAGCGCTGACCGTTGCCGAGACGGGTCACTTGGTACTCTCCAGCTTACACACCAACTCAGCGGTACAGACGATCAACCGCATCATCGACATTTTTCCCTCCAATCAGCAGCCGCAAGTTCGCGCCCAGCTGTCCCTTGTACTCCAAGGCGTGGTCTCCCAGCAGCTGATCCCTCGGCTCGACAGTCGGGGGCGGGTTTTGGCGGTAGAGATCATGATTCCCAACCCCGCCATCCGCAATCTCATTCGGGAAGAGAAAATCCATCAGATCTATTCGCAGATGCAGATCGGGCAGCTCAGATTCGGCATGCAGACGATGTCGCAATCACTGGTCGATCTCCACCAACGCCGGTTGATTTCGTACGAAGAGACGGTGGGGCACGCCACAGAGCCAGACGAAGTGCGCGCGGTGCTTGGTGGGTCTCCAGGTTCTGCGCACCGCTGAAGCATCTGGCACGTAGCGTGCTTTAAACCTTACTTCAGAAGGACGACAGTAGGCGAATGAAGGGAATTCGCCCACTGCTCCTCTCACGGCGAGGTAAAAAAATGGCGGTTTTTGTATGGCAGGGCGTTTCCGCGCGAGGAGAGGTACTGAGGGGGGAGATGGAGGCCCCCACCCGTGACGCCGTATTGATCCGATTGCGCTCGCAGCGCATTCAGCCGGTTCCGGCGAAGATCAAGGAAAAGGGAAAGGGCCTCAACAAAGATATCACCATCCCTGGCTTCGGAGAATCCATCAAGGGTCGCGATATCGTGATCTTCACGCGCCAATTGGCGACGATGATCGATGCCGGTCTGCCGATCGTTCAGTGTTTGGATGTGCTGGCCGCCCAGTCGCCGAACAAAAAACTCCGTACCCATATCCGACAGATCAAGGAAGAGGTGGAGTCAGGTTCGACCTTTACCGATGCATTGCGCAAGCATCCGAAACTATTTGATGATCTGTATGTCAACATGGTCGCCGCAGGCGAAATCGCCGGTATTCTGGACAGCATCCTGCATCGGCTGGCGGGTTACATGGAAAAGGCCATGAAACTCAAGAGCAAGATCAAGGGGGCCATGATCTATCCGGCGACAATCGTCACTGTGGCCGTGAGTGTAACCGCGGTGCTGCTGATTTTTGTGATCCCGGTCTTTGCGGAGTTGTTCTCGAGTTTCGGCCAAGCCTTACCGGCCCCAACGCAATTCACCATCAACTTGAGCAATTTCACCATTGCCTACTTCAAATACATCGCTGCCGTGACCATCGCGGTAGGTGTGGCCGGCCGGCAATTCTATAAAACCGAAGGCGGACGGCTGATGTTCGATCATCTGTTTCTGCAGATGCCGGTGTTTGGTGATCTGTTCCGCAAATCGGCGGTCGCCCGCTTTACCCGGACACTCAGCACCCTCGTGTCATCTGGTGTTCCGATTCTCGATGCGCTTGCCATAACGGCACGAACAGCCGGCAACAAGGTGGTCGAGCGTGCTGTGCTGGCGACCCGGGTGAGTATCAGTGAAGGCCGAACGATTGCTGAGCCTCTCGCGCAGAGCAAAGTCTTTCCCCCCATGGTGTGCCAAATGATTTCGGTCGGTGAGACGACCGGTGCGCTCGATGCCATGCTGCAGAAAATCGCCGAGTTCTACGAGGATGAGGTCGATAGCGCCGTGTCCAATCTCACGGCGTTGATGGAACCGTTGGTGATCGTGTTCTTGGGGGTGGTCATTGGAGGCTTGGTGATTTCAATGTACCTGCCGATTTTCAAACTGGGCTCCGTCATCGGCTGATTCGTTGTGACTGGTTCAGTTCTAGACCCGGCGGAACAGCTGCGCGGCCGGCTGGAGCGGTTTCTCTTCTTCCGCGTGGTGCTGGCGTCGTTGTTTCTCGGGGCGCTGGCGCTCGCACTCCTGCTGAGCGGGGGGCAGCAGTACGCCGTTTCTATTGCCGTACTCCAACTCAGCATCGCGGCCACATATGCCCTGACCATTCTTTCTGCGGTATTGGTCCTGCGTCTGAAGCGGCTCTTGGTGTTCGCCTATTTGCAGGTGGCGTTTGATGTGGCGTTGACCACCGGCGTCATCTTCGTGACCGGCGGTAGCGACAGCCCGTTTGGGTTTCTGTACAGCCTCGTGGTCATCAATGCGTCGATGCTGCTGTCCACGCCGGGAGCGATTGTGGCCGCCTCAGTTTCTTCGATCGCCTACGCGGCACTTGTGCTGGCCCTGAATCTCGGCTTGATTGCTCATCCGGCGTACCCGTTTCAGCCCAGCCCGATCGACCTGCAATTCTCCGTCCGTTTCGCCATAACCAATGTCACATTTTACTTGATTGCATTCCTGGCCACGCTGCTGGTGCGCCGGCTGCACCAAACTGAAGAGCTGCTCGAAAAGGGGGAAGCGGAACGCGATCGGCTGGCTTCTGTGCAAGAGGCGCTGGCACGCCACATCGGGAGCGC
Proteins encoded in this window:
- a CDS encoding Sir2 family NAD-dependent protein deacetylase; amino-acid sequence: MPANIERAAEIVLRSRYVVALTGAGMSVESGIPPFRGPGGLWTKYGEPPMNGYQRFLADPAQAWRERLSPSGPMRELWETLLTAEPNSGHHALAQLESAGILRCLITQNVDNLHRLAGSQLIEEIHGNYTLIRCIQCTSRFTREEIRLEALPPHCPRCDGILKSDTVSFGEPIPTDVLARCFEETEKCDCMLVAGTSATVYPAAQFPIDVRQQGGQLIEINPHETELTAFAAISLRAPSAVVLPELAGRITQLRTA
- a CDS encoding ATP-binding protein; translated protein: MGFSVRLPRLSLPRLALAQYLKHDLIRQTAYVVLVVRAAEGLAAWILFNEVFLPDEPDAWPMHFVFLGYFIVNSLFCLRYRAGRITSAGVLIDIAVNVGTMTLVAGCTGGVASPVALVSLFKIAGYAFIFTPRAGVVAIGMTLVGFAGLGVVEDAGWWNLASVSMSPETERRIESVFRVSVLSMILGASAWLFNQLADKEGQVGAETQRAREAAEREHAAASVTGALLAVSEAVSRLTSLDEILTKVVDLAPRVLAVDYCGIFLWSEETATYRRAAVSGVEPALAGQLTSVSLSPADVPDLEWVRRLGHCAVIAPQGISLLGVPEAPTLLAAPLLSGGQFFGVLQFGRRVGNGNFTQRDLTIADGVASQMAVALERARLVEESRRLARAVESTDEAVLITDPQRRVVFANQAFLEMFGYARDEVLGRDAVTFGADTSEEWLREVRRSVFDRKWRGEMLARRRDGSTFPVTLNASLIRTDDNRIQGAVVIMDDISAQKKMQDLLQRADRLAAAGELAAGVAHEVNNALAGILGQAELAQQSGDVEVLRAAMARVETQGRRIAEIVQGLLGFARPRPPQQEGIDLRALVNDTLRLMAHELGRDGVRSELRVASGLPRVLADAKQIQQVLVNLFTNAMQAMEPRGGSLLVNMMLNGAAVWTEIQDQGIGIPPELLPRVFDPFFSTKEKGTGLGLSVSYAIVRAHGGDLTVRSTVNAGTTFTLKLPAAVGAVHTVLLIDDDPDVAETLSDMLRREGLTVRTATTGGEGLAILARETFDAIFLDVRLPDISGQEVYARLAVDRPQLARRVVFVTGGLWRIGSRGLRETLPAQPTLSKPCTAAQIREVLRLVSGAADASDLPNAAEG
- a CDS encoding glycine--tRNA ligase; its protein translation is MSRTVTMEKIVNLAKRRGFAFQSSEIYGGLVSCWDYGPVGIELKRNVKEAWWRDMVLTRADIVGIDCAILMHPRVWEASGHVAGFTDPMVDCKKCKGRFRADKLADAHCLEKPSKHPGECGGELTSVRQFNLMFKTFMGPVEDTASVVFMRPETAQGIFVNFLNVQNSSRLKIPFGIAQIGKSFRNEITPGNFLFRTREFEQMEMEFFVRPGEDEHWFEYWREARLNWYRTWGIREHNLRLRPHEKDELAHYAKGCVDVEYQFPFGWSELEGIANRTDFDLKQHAAASGKDLSYFNEETRERFIPYVIEPAAGADRATLAFLIDAYDEDEADGEARVVLRFHPRLAPVKAAVFPLLRKGGQPEKALEVRDLLAAHLPVQYDQAGSIGRRYRRQDEIGTPWGITIDHQTMQDQTVTVRDRDSMQQERIPVERLADVLKHRIGLPWKPPVQ